The genomic region GACGGCTTTCGATATTGTGGCTGAACCCCTTCGGATTCAAGGGGTTGGAAAGGACCTGGAGCAAGTTCGTAAGCGTGTCAAACAGGCACTGACCGATGTGAGGCTTCCCACGGAACCGGCGTTTTTTAAGCGACACCCTCACGAGCTCAACATGGGAGCCGTTCAGCGGCTTTGTATCGCCCGCGCCCTGATATCAGAGCCCTTGTTGCTGGTAGCGGACGAGCCGACCAGTTGCCTGGACCCGAGTGTTCAGGCCAAGGTTCTCAAACTTCTTCTGAATTTGCAAATTGAAAAGGGGCTGACTATGCTGTTTGTGACTCACGACATTGGGGTGGCCCGAAAGATAGGAGACCGGGTCGGGGTCATGACAGCCGGGACAATGGTTGAAATCGGCCCATCTGCCCGGGTTCTGGGCAGCCCTCTTCATCCGTATACAAAATTTCTGATCCAGAGCGCCGGAAGGGAAACCGAAGGCTTTGCAGCCGGTATTCCGGCCCCGCATACAGCCGGCTGTCCCTTTGCTCCACGCTGCAATCGCGCCGGGGCGCCATGTTTTTCAGAATTACCGCCTTTAATCAATCTTGATGGGGGATGTCATATGGTGAGGTGCTTTAACCCGTAACTGTCCGTAAATACTTATGGCCTTGCGTTTGAGATCGGGTAACCACACACTTTCGACGGAAAGTCTCAAATCTCGGGTTCACAGCACTGCGGAATGAAATCCGACGAGGTAATACAAAGTTTTAGAATTTTTTAATCCAGAATCATAACACATTGGTATAATATGAGGTTTACAATATGTGCCGCATTTTGAAAAATGGCGCTGTAATAAAACTTATCTTATGCTTACGCAAAGCCAGTTAAACGTTTTAAACACTTATTTGCGTGATAACTATGTTTGTTTTTTTGTTTGATTGGATCAGAAAGGGCTTTATACAGTTGCACTTTAAATGCAATAATATTGTGCGGCGAATTGCAAATTCGTGTTGAGTGCTATTCGGACTATTGGGGCAGGACCCCTCCCTGCGGATGTGGCCTGGCGACCGCAGGATCGAGATCAAGAAAAGCGTTGCCAGATGGTTGGCATCGGGATTTCGTTATTTTAAAATCACCAGGTATGACGGGGATTTTTATATTATCCGCCATGAAATTGAATTCTGGAAGTGCGAACTGACCTTTTATCGATCCATGACCTCTTCGGTTGCCGATATCGAAAAAAGGAAATGTTCTGCCAATAAATCGAAGCATGGGATCTGATTTTGTCCCCTTCTTCCGAACCCAGTTTTTTTAAAGGAATTTTATATCACTATGAAAACGCTTATGATCGATCCTAGAATTTCCGGAATGGCCGGAGATATGATGGTTGCCGCGCTGATAGACCTGACCGGCAGTGACGTGCTTGTAGACGAATTATGCAGGGCGATTCGACAGCTGCCGGCCTGCCGGAGTTTTGAAGTCGGGATTCAGCAGGTTCAGTCCGGCGGTATCGGCGCCCGACAACTCAATATCCATATTGACGAAGAACGGCTCGGTCATCCGGAGGACATCTTCAAGGCGATAAATTTCGTGGCCCGGGAAGTCGGATTGTCCGAAAGGGGCCGGCAGCTGACCGTCTCTATTGCAGATGATTTGATTGAAGCCGAAACCCGGGTGCACCAAAGCCGGCATGTGCATCTACACGAGGTGGGGTCGCTGGACACCGTGTTTGATGTAGCGGGAAGCGTCCTGATTCTGGAGAAAAATGGGTTTCTGGACGGACGGATTTACGGCATTCCTCCGAAACTGGGCAATGGCGTAATTTCCATGGCGCACGGGAATATTCCGTCGCCTGCGCCCGCCACTCTGGATATTCTGTGTCGACATCGGCTGCCGTTCAGTGAATCCCGTGAAGACCTGGAGTTGACCACCCCAACCGGGGCGGCCATACTGGCCAATGTCGCCCATGAAATCATGGACGGGTACCCGGCCATGACGCCGATTCGTACTGGATACGGGGCCGGGCTGAAGCAACTTCCCCACGGGCCCAACGTGCTGCGCCTTGTGGAAGGGAGTACCCGGTCGTTGGATCAGGATCGGGTGTTGATGCTTCAGACCAATATTGATGATGCCTCGGGTGAAATTCTGGGTTATACTCTGATCCGGCTGCTTGAAGAAGGTGCCGTTGATGCCTGGATCGAAAATGCAATCGGTAAGAAGAACAGGCCGGTGCATATACTTTCCGTATTGTGCCGTTATGCCGATTACCCGCGACTTTCCCAGGTGGTCATGGACCAGACCGGCACTTTGGGGCTTCGGGTCATGGAGGCCGCAAGAGTTAAGGCGCAAAGGGAGGAAATCGTCCGGGACGTTCAAATCGCGGGCCAGTCGCATGAAGTTCGAATCAAAGTATCAAAATCCGGCGAACGACTGATTCATACCAAACCGGAATTTGAGTGTATCCGCGTTATTGCCGAGCAACACGGATTGCCCCTTCGACAAGTGGCGGAAGAGGTCAAGCGACAAATTGGGGATAGTGAAGGGCATTTTTGAAAGTAACTGATTTGCCGGGTCAGTCGTCATGACTCAACAATTTTTTTATCGGGTTGTCCAGCGCATGATCCATTCCAGTGGACCTCTGGTAAAATGTTTTTTCCAGATAAATGCGAACAGAACCGCCACGGAATAAAATAGTGCTGTATTCCGTACAGCGATTGACAGATCTTCATATTCTCCCGTGACTTCAAAAACATAAACCATGGAGGTTCCGATCGCGATATGGACGATATACAGGGTTAATGAAAGCTGACCCGCATCAGCAAAGGGTTTGATCCATTTTAATATGAAAGGATGATCGGTTAACATGATGCTGAGAACGATCATCACCAGAGAAGCCGCGCCGGCTGACAGCATATAAAATGGCGTAGCCGGCATCGGGTTTGTCCCTAACAGCGTCATCAGGATACCGCCCTTGGCGGCAGGCACGTAATTGGATATAAAGTAAATGGCTGCCCGGGATAAACTTTCGGTCGAAATGTAAACGATGGCGCCGATTGTCAGAATATTTTTCCGGAAAACCGGGTCGTAGATATTCTGCCTGCCGAGCCATAAGCCCAATATCAGAAACGCTGTCCATGGAAAAACCGGATGGTATCCGTTGAAAAACAGGTTTTTCAGCCCCGTTTCCGGATGCCATGATCCGGCCGCATCGATCAAGGCCCATCCCATATCCGGTTCATATTCCATTGCGAGCATCATCATCAGAGAAATGCTTATGAATCCGGTGATCAGTGCCCACAGAAAACGGTCGGTTGCTCTCAGTAAACAGGCCCCCACAGCGATATATACCCCGTAAAAATGTAAAATATCCGCATTCCACATCAGGGTGAAGCATAATCCGGTCAAAAATAGAAATGCAGCCCGTTTCAGCAAAACTGTACGATGCCGGCCAAGGGCGTCACCGTTATCTGTCAGGCGGGCTTGTCGTGATAGCAGTGACATGCCGACCCCGGCCAATATAACAAATGTGGCGGCTGCCCGTCCGTTCAAAATATTCATCAGAAATTTTGACAATGCAGAGGAATGCTTGAAATCGGCCATGATATACGTGAAGTTGATCAACGTCATTCCGAAGAGGGCAAAGGAGCGGGCAATGTCATAGCCTGCTATCCGTACATTCATGTCCGGTATGGATTGCGGATGGCAAGTGTCAAAATGGATGGGTGTGATCGTCATATGTGTGTACCGGGGGTACCTTATGACCCATTTGTTATGTCAGGGATTACTGATCCTTTATGAAATTTCGTGTGACTGAAATTGACAGGAAGTCTCTGGGGGTGCTGCAAGATACAGGCCATGTTTTAATGACTTAATTTCAAATAAAATCAATAGGATAAAATCCGAAAAAAACGGACCCCCCCGGCCGGTTCTGAAACGTTCCGGATTTTGCTTGCCGGACAGTTCTGTTTGGAGTCAAATAATGCCGAACAGCCAGATATGACAGGGTATATCGATACCGGAATTTATAATTCCGGTTTTTTAAAATTCAGCCTGACAGTGTCTTTTTTTGAATTTCGGATCAAATTTGACTTGAAATTATTACAGGCTTGGTTCAAATTGAAAATTAAACAGACCGTAAGGGGACTGCCACTGAACCCGTACCATTGAAACGGTATAATCGTAAGGGGGAAAACCCTGAGCATAGAGTTGGTATATATTACCTTCGGTAGCCGGGAAGATGCGCGAGCCGTAGGAAAAGAGCTGGTTCTTTCAGGCCTGGCTGCCTGTATTAATATTTTTGATCACATGAATTCCATGTATGTGTGGCAGGGTGAGCTTCAGGACGATACGGAGGCTGTACTGATTGCCAAAACTACGGACGAACGGGTGCCGGAACTGATTGAAAAAGTGAAGCGCCTGCACAGTTACGATTGCCCCTGCATTGTCAGCCTGACTGTTTCAAGTGGAAATGGGCCGTTTTTGGAGTGGATCGCCGGTCAGGTTGGTTTGGCATCGGAAATATAAGCTACTGGCGGGGGCCGTCACCTTTGGTTCGGTTATGTTTGATGCGCGGGTAAAAAGTCGGAATTGAGACGGCGTCATGGTTGGCAACCGGAAGCTGTGGATCACATGATAACCGAAACATAATTTATTCAAAAAAAGTCAGTGATGTCCGGTTAGGTTTTTGCATGTGCGAATAATTTTTCGTGTTCTTTGAAAATTTTATCATCAATCTGTGAATGCGTGCCGTACAATTCATTACGAATTGTGGCACGAAGTTCCCGTACTCTTTTAATGGAGACCGGCTCGTTGAATTTTGTCCGGCAGTATATAGCCATCAGCAGGTATGTGATCAATCCACCAAGAATTTGTACCATTAAACCGTATTCGCTTTGAGCAATCAGATGATATACCTTCAGATGCTTTTTCCACCATTTGAAAAACGTTTCGATTTTCCATCTGAGTTTATATGCTGTGGCAATTTGTTCAGCTGTAAGATCATGCCGATCAGTAGCAATAAAATATTTAACGCCTTCGACTTTGTAACCGACAACCCGAACGGATTTTTCAGATTGGTTTCTTCCCGGGGTTCCCAGAAGAACCACTGAGTCATAAAAGACATAGCTGTCTGGATCGACAGGATTTTGCTTTACGACAGTTCGTGTTGTCTTAATTTTGATTCTGCAAATAAAATGTTTGCCATCTTGCTGAAGAAGATCAAAATCCTTATGACTTTGGTATCCGCGATCCATAACGCCGGTTTGGCCCGGGGAAAGAATTCGGCCGACAAAGGGACGTTCCGCACCCTTGCCGTTCGTGAGATAAACTTTGTTAGGAACGCCTCGATTGATATCAAATCCAAAATGCCCTTTGGCTTTTTTTGAGCCTTTTCGGTAATCGGCCCAATACATGGACAAAACAGCATCAATTAATGAACCATCGATGGCGACAAGATCACCAAGATCTTCAAAGTTTTTAGGCAAAACACCATGGGCTTGTTTATAGAGTTGTTCAAAAACAAATTGCAGCTGTTCAAGACCGCGGGAGTTTAAGATTTCGAAAAAACTGCTTTTACCGATACCGTTTTCAGGGGCAATGTGCTGTTTGGCAAATTCATCTTCAGCAAAGTCCTGGATAAGATGACGCCCAGATTCATGCTCCTGTAAATGGAAATATATAATAGCTTTCAACTGATCTTCGAAGTTCATTTTTAACGGTCGATTCCCTTTGGATAAAAGCTCTGGAGTATCAGGTAATACTTTTAGTATCGGCAAAATAAACGAATAAAAGGTTTTAGAATCAATTTTTTTCTTGGGTATTTCTATTGGGCACAAAATATATATATCTCCTTGTTATTATTATTTATTCTAACAAGGAGGTGCGAAAAATTTTTTACCCTGTATGTCAAGAAAAAAAACGATTTAGATGATAATTTTTTCCAACACGTTACATGCAAAAACCTAACCGGACACTACTGAAAAAAAGTATCTGGTGCGGCCGGCCATATTTCAAACTGAATATGAAAATATCCGGTTAAAAAATCTGTTCTGCTGAAACATTTGTTCCCGAGTTATCCTGACAGCACTTTACAAAAAATAATAAAATTGATAAGAGAAATATATTATATCAATGCAGGCCGGGATCAGAAATAAAATATTACAGGGGCCATATACTAAAGTTTGTATAACGCAAATTCGGAGAATTGACATGAAAATTGAACTGGCTTCTTCAATGGATGAAAAGCCGATCAAAGCTTTGCTCCATGAAAGCAGACTGGTGTACGAGGATATCACGCCTTCTTTGTTGAAAAATTTTTTAGTGATGAAAGATGACTCAGCACTTGTGGGGGTTGTTGGCCTGGAGGTCCAAAGCAGATTTGCTTTGCTCAGATCTCTGGCGGTTAACCCGAAATTCCGTTCCAGGGGATATGCGGCAAGGTTACTCGAGGCTGCTGAACGTTACTCGGAATACCTGGGTGTCGTAACCCTGTTCATGGTCACTACAGCTGCGCATGGATTTTTCTTCAATCATGGGTTCAAAAGCGAGGATCGAATGACGGCGGCCTCTCTGCTGCATCTGGTTGAGCATTTTCAGCGGCTGTGTCCTCCCCCCTCCCTGTGTCTGATAAAAGAACTCGAGGAGGAACATTTTTAAGTTCCGAATGCGGTGATGTTAACTGGGTTTTCATTCTCACGGCCTCAAGAAACAGAGGGCCGGTGATATTATCATTCCTGATTTCCGACCGTTTTGTTTGTCTTTTTCCCCCTCCACCCCCCTTTTTTAAAATTCTTCGGTATTTCGGTTAGGGCATATATCGCCGTTTTTCCTCAGCCGGGAGGTGATCCGCCAGGTCTGAATCCGGCCTTACTATCATCTCATCCAGTCAAACGCACCCTGGCTGATTTAATTCATTCGGGCTGACAAATATAAAGTCAATTCCGGAAATTCGTGATCCGTCTCCTGTGAAAATCAGAAAGGGGTTGCAGCGTTTTTCACTCCTGTTGCCATTCATCAGCGCCGCTTCCGGATATCACAAGCGCCGCGGGTTCAAAAATCCACGGCGGTTATGATATCCGGGGACTGTATTCTACCGAATTTTTGATGACTCGTTGCCAAACAGGGATTTTTTTGATAATAGCCGGTAATCATTAACCAGTCAATTGAAAGGAGTGCAGATAATATGGGCAGGAAAAGCCGTGGTAAAATAATAAAACAGCAGCGGGAGCTGGAAGAGGAGAAACGAAATCCCATGCGCCGGGATATGCGTTTGTTCCTGAAAAAGAAAAATGTCAAAATAGAAAACGCGCAGGGGATGCTGTGTCTGGTGTCGGTGATGGTTGATTTTATGATACACAATTCCATCCGGACATTTCTGAAACTGCCGGGCATTTCTCCTGAGGAGGATCAGGCCGACAAAAACCGTATGAGCATTCTGGGAAAAGCTCTGGAATATGAAGCCGCCCATTTGAAGATTGAAATGGAAGACATCGTTAAGAATTTGGTCTATCCCCTGACCGCAAAAACAGAACTTGTCTATCCGATCATGAATAAAATACTCGGAGGGCTTGATGCCATGGCCTTGTCTGATGATTTCCGGCAGACCACAGAAAATCAGATTGAAAATCCTGATTTATGGAAAGACAGCCTGGAAGATTATGCGGAGCGGACAGAAGATTATTTTCAGGCACTGAAGGAACTTTTTATCCTCACGATTATAATCATCCGCTCCAGCCTTGATGCGAATCAATCGGAAAATTCATATGATAAGAATTATGATGATATCAGAGATACGTATCGTATTTTACCGGCGGATTTTTTAAAGCTCAGGCGCCGGGCAACCGAGTTTTTTAAAATTGCATTTGCCTCCTATCTCAGGATAGAGTTTCAGCCGCTGAGGGATCAACTCGATAAACAGCTTGTCGAGCCAGCTGTCGGTTAACCATTGTCGCATGCTCAAGCCGTATGATCAGCCGATTTGCCGCCTGGCGTTCATCTTTGCCCATTGTGGGGAGAAGCCGGACCGGGGCTGTCATGTCTACAGTATTTCAGCCGTAGTTATATCGATTGACGGAACCCGTAAAAATTTCAGTTCTCTGGTCCGGTATGATGGCCTGACGTCCCGGGAACGCTGTCATTCCAATATTTCAAGGGAGATGCTGGCCGGCGCCCCTGATGCGGGC from Desulfobacterales bacterium harbors:
- a CDS encoding DUF418 domain-containing protein, with the translated sequence MTITPIHFDTCHPQSIPDMNVRIAGYDIARSFALFGMTLINFTYIMADFKHSSALSKFLMNILNGRAAATFVILAGVGMSLLSRQARLTDNGDALGRHRTVLLKRAAFLFLTGLCFTLMWNADILHFYGVYIAVGACLLRATDRFLWALITGFISISLMMMLAMEYEPDMGWALIDAAGSWHPETGLKNLFFNGYHPVFPWTAFLILGLWLGRQNIYDPVFRKNILTIGAIVYISTESLSRAAIYFISNYVPAAKGGILMTLLGTNPMPATPFYMLSAGAASLVMIVLSIMLTDHPFILKWIKPFADAGQLSLTLYIVHIAIGTSMVYVFEVTGEYEDLSIAVRNTALFYSVAVLFAFIWKKHFTRGPLEWIMRWTTR
- a CDS encoding GNAT family N-acetyltransferase; the encoded protein is MKIELASSMDEKPIKALLHESRLVYEDITPSLLKNFLVMKDDSALVGVVGLEVQSRFALLRSLAVNPKFRSRGYAARLLEAAERYSEYLGVVTLFMVTTAAHGFFFNHGFKSEDRMTAASLLHLVEHFQRLCPPPSLCLIKELEEEHF
- the larC gene encoding nickel pincer cofactor biosynthesis protein LarC, translating into MKTLMIDPRISGMAGDMMVAALIDLTGSDVLVDELCRAIRQLPACRSFEVGIQQVQSGGIGARQLNIHIDEERLGHPEDIFKAINFVAREVGLSERGRQLTVSIADDLIEAETRVHQSRHVHLHEVGSLDTVFDVAGSVLILEKNGFLDGRIYGIPPKLGNGVISMAHGNIPSPAPATLDILCRHRLPFSESREDLELTTPTGAAILANVAHEIMDGYPAMTPIRTGYGAGLKQLPHGPNVLRLVEGSTRSLDQDRVLMLQTNIDDASGEILGYTLIRLLEEGAVDAWIENAIGKKNRPVHILSVLCRYADYPRLSQVVMDQTGTLGLRVMEAARVKAQREEIVRDVQIAGQSHEVRIKVSKSGERLIHTKPEFECIRVIAEQHGLPLRQVAEEVKRQIGDSEGHF
- a CDS encoding divalent-cation tolerance protein CutA is translated as MVYITFGSREDARAVGKELVLSGLAACINIFDHMNSMYVWQGELQDDTEAVLIAKTTDERVPELIEKVKRLHSYDCPCIVSLTVSSGNGPFLEWIAGQVGLASEI